A stretch of Dromaius novaehollandiae isolate bDroNov1 chromosome 8, bDroNov1.hap1, whole genome shotgun sequence DNA encodes these proteins:
- the QSOX1 gene encoding sulfhydryl oxidase 1, which translates to MRRRWARGGGGRRWPAALLLLALALPAARPRGLYSPRDPLELLGAGTAERRLLRSPSAWAVEFFASWCGHCVHFAPTWRALAADLREWRPAVMIAALDCADEANQQVCADFGITGFPTLKFFRAFSKKAEDGIRIANPSSTVQDLRHSIITHLEQSQDAWPPACPPLEPASAEEVRGFFQRNNVKYLALIFEKSDSFVGREVTLDMLQYENIAVRRVLSSEEELVKKFGVTTFPSGYLLLSNGSFSRLPVHMEARSFYTYYLRTLSGVTRGSYKLNVTSSTSNVTTASQPKHADHSKVYMADLESALHYSLRVEVPRAAVLSGATLSALKCYVALLAKYFPGRPFVQTYLQSLDGWLRNWTEPKLPRDVWKEAAKNKGDASQPAVLPANVTWVGCQGSEPHFRGYPCSLWTLFHLLTLQALRGGPDKELPLEVLSTMRCYVKSFFGCRECAQHFEAMAAESMDKVQGREEAALWLWSHHNEVNARLAGSDTEDPKFPKLQWPPPDMCPLCHKEDGGVHAWDTPAVLLFLKAHFSPANIYPDYTESGTDLLARESREPRAAAGTRLSTDRPVERDREVEREKEEEEEEEEEEEEREAEKLNEEGTEGEAGAPERLGSSELRRPSIVRMNPKPRETEEDIVDLDSFSEQHFKSKALRAAAAGRRRRLSKRDTIPLRLAAGGPPDFDYTAGWERPHKRGLGSWRRGGGPAEEEEAGDGLRRSQWFRVLGLGFSRVDISLCIVLYFLSSMCLLGMYTFFRLRTRSRKGRPGFPMA; encoded by the exons ATGCGGCGGCggtgggcgcggggcggcggcgggcggcggtggcccgcggcgctgctgctgctggcgctggcgctgcccgcggcgcggccgcgcgggCTCTACTCGCCCCGCGACccgctggagctgctgggggccGGCACGGCGGAGCGGCGCCTGCTGCGCTCGCCCAGCGCCTGGGCCGTGGAGTTCTTCGCCTCCTGGTGCGGCCACTGCGTCCACTTCGCGCCCACATGGCGGGCCCTGGCCGCCGACCTCCGCG AGTGGAGGCCCGCCGTGATGATCGCTGCCCTCGACTGCGCCGACGAGGCTAACCAGCAGGTGTGCGCGGACTTCGGGATAACCGGCTTCCCCACGCTGAAG tttttcagaGCTTTTTCCAAGAAGGCGGAAGATGGGATCAGGATTGCTA ATCCCAGCAGCACCGTCCAGGACCTGAGGCACAGCATCATCACCCACCTGGAGCAGAGCCAGGATGCCTGGCCGCCCGCCTGTCCTCCGCTGGAGCCGGCGAG CGCGGAGGAGGTCCGCGGCTTCTTCCAGAGAAACAACGTCAAGTACCTGGCGCTGATCTTTGAGAAGAGCGACTCCTTTGTGGGCCGAGAG GTGACGCTGGACATGCTGCAGTACGAGAACATCGCCGTGAGGAGGGTGCTGAGCAGCGAGGAGGAGCTGGTGAAGAAGTTTGGCGTGACCACCTTCCCTTCTGGCTACCTGCTCCTTAGCAATGGGTCCTTCTCCCGCCTGCCCGT GCACATGGAGGCACGCTCCTTCTACACCTACTACTTGAGGACGCTCTCTGGCGTGACCCGAGGCTCTTACAAGCTGAACGTGACTTCCAGCACTTCCAATGTGACCACCGCATCCCAGCCGAAGCACGCTGACCA CTCCAAGGTGTACATGGCCGACCTGGAGTCTGCGCTTCACTACTCACTGCGGGTGGAGGTCCCCCGGGCCGCTGTGCTGTCGGGGGCCACGCTGTCAGCCTTGAAGTGCTACGTGGCGCTGCTGGCGAAG TACTTCCCCGGGCGCCCCTTCGTCCAGACCTACCTGCAGTCTCTGGACGGCTGGCTGAGGAACTGGACGGAGCCGAAGCTGCCTCGGGACGTCTGGAAGGAGGCCGCGAAGAATAAGGGAGAC GCCTCCCAGCCCGCCGTGCTGCCCGCCAACGTGACCTGGGTGGGCTGCCAGGGCAGCGAGCCCCACTTCCGCGGCTACCCCTGCTCCCTCTGGACCCTCTTCCACCTGCTGACGCTGCAGGCCCTCCGGGGCGGGCCGGACAAAG AGCTGCCGCTGGAGGTCCTGAGCACCATGCGCTGCTACGTCAAGAGCTTCTTCGGCTGCCGGGAGTGCGCCCAGCACTTCGAGGCCATGGCCGCCGAGTCCATGGACAAGGTGCAGGGCCGGGAGGAGGCGGCCCTCTGGCTCTGGTCGCACCACAACGAGGTGAACGCTCGGCTGGCCG GTAGCGACACAGAGGACCCCAAGTTCCCCAAGCTGCAGTGGCCGCCGCCGGACATGTGTCCCCTGTGCCACAAGGAGGACGGCGGGGTGCACGCGTGGGACACGCCAGCCGTGCTGCTCTTCCTCAAGGCCCACTTCTCCCCGGCCAACATCTACCCGGACTACACCGAGTCCGGCACGGACCTCCTGGCCAGGGAGAGCCGGGAGCCGAGAGCGGCAGCGGGCACGAGGCTCAGCACCGACAGGCcggtggagagagacagagaggtggagagggaaaaggaggaggaggaggaggaggaggaggaggaggaagaaagagaggcgGAGAAGCTGAACGAGGAGGGCAcggagggggaggcaggagctccggaGCGGCTGGGCTCCTCTGAGCTGCGCCGGCCAAGCATCGTGCGGATGAACCCCAAGCCGCGGGAGACGGAGGAGGACATCGTGGACCTGGACTCCTTCAGCGAGCAGCACTTCAAGAGCAAGGCGCtgagggccgcggcggccggccggcgccGGCGGCTCAGCAAGAGGGACACCATCCCCCTGCGCCtggcggccggcggccccccaGACTTCGACTACACGGCGGGCTGGGAGCGCCCGCACAAGCGGGGCCTGGGCTCgtggcgccgcgggggcggcccggccgaGGAAGAGGAGGCCGGGGACGGCCTGCGAAGGAGCCAGTGGTTCCGCGTGCTGGGTCTCGGCTTCTCTCGCGTGGACATCAGCCTGTGCATCGTGCTCTACTTCCTCTCCTCCATGTGCCTCCTGGGCATGTACACCTTCTTCCGCCTCCGCACGCGCTCCCGGAAAGGCCGCCCAGGCTTCCCCATGGCCTGA